The Desulfuromonadaceae bacterium genome contains the following window.
GATGATCAATATCGGTGCCGAATTAATGCTCGAATTTGGTGACGACGAACCATCGTCACTGCCGCAGCGTGGACCCGAATCGCCGGGCCTGCACCTGCTCAAGGGAATGTTGCAGGAATTAAACAATCCGGCCCTGGGTGGCGGCATTATTTTGCTCGTTCTGCGTTTTGCCAGTGAGCTGATGAACCGGGCAGTGATTTTTTTGGTCAAGGAACAGGAGATTGTCGGTCTTGGGCAGTTCGGTATTGAGTTGAACGGTGAAAGTGCCGACGTTCGCGTGCGTAAAATGCGCATTGTCCGCGGCGAGGAATCAGTTTTCAACCAGATTGTTTCCAGTATGACACCGGTCAAGACCCGTCTCACTCCCTGTCGATGGGATCAGTATCTGATCAATGAGCTGGGCGGTGACGACCCGCAGGAAGTGTTTCTGGGACCATTGGTCAGCGAAGGGCGGGTCGTTGCGTTGTTGTACGGTGATAACCTCCCTGGGCAGAAAAAAATCGGTGACACCGAAGCGCTGGAAGTCTTTCTTTCCCAGGCGGGACTGGCGATGGAAAAAGCTGTGATGGAACGACGCATGCAGAACAGAAACGCTGTCTAATGATTATTAATTTGCAACAGGAGTATGTCGCTGGTGGCTAAAAAAATACTGATTGCAGAAGATTCTGCCACAATGCGATCGTTGATTGTTTCGACGATCAGTGCCATGGGCAATTATGAGACGATTGAGGCCGCCAACGGTTTCGAGGCGTTGCGCATTTTGCCACAGGAAAAAGTCGACCTGGTTATTACCGACATCAATATGCCGGATATTAACGGGCTTGAGCTGGTCAGTTTTATCAAAAAAAACCCGAACTATCAAACAACCCCGCTTTTTATTGTCAGTACTGAAGGGAGCGACCGAGATCGCGAAAAGGGGATGGCGCTCGGTGCTGATGCCTACCTGGTTAAACCGTTTTCGCCGGTTGAGTTGCAATCATTAATCAACAAATATCTGGGCTAGGAGCTGACGGTGTCAGAAATTAAGTCATCCCGTGCAG
Protein-coding sequences here:
- a CDS encoding response regulator, which translates into the protein MSLVAKKILIAEDSATMRSLIVSTISAMGNYETIEAANGFEALRILPQEKVDLVITDINMPDINGLELVSFIKKNPNYQTTPLFIVSTEGSDRDREKGMALGADAYLVKPFSPVELQSLINKYLG